The DNA segment GAAGAATGATCTTTTTCCAGATGAGAAAGAATCTGATTTGCCCGTTCAATAACCTTTTTAGGCATACCTGCCATTTGAGCTACGTGAATACCGAAGCTATGTTCGCTACCTCCTTCCACCAACTTTCTGAGGAAGATGATTTTTTTATTAATCTCTTTAATAGCAATACTATAGTTTTTAACCCTGGCCAGGGATTTTTCCAACTCATTCAGTTCATGATAATGAGTAGCAAACATGGTTTTGGGTCTTGCAATTCCATTTTCATGTAAAAATTCAGTAATTGACCAGGCAATGGAAATACCATCATAGGTGCTTGTTCCCCGGCCAATTTCGTCCAGAATAACCAATGATTTCGGAGTTAAATTGTTCAGGATACTCGCTGTTTCATTCATCTCTACCATAAAGGTACTTTCACCGGAACTGAGGTTGTCTGAAGCTCCTACACGGGTAAATATTTTGTCTACCACACCCAGTTCCGTTTTGGTAGCCGGAACAAAACTGCCAATTTGAGCCATAACAACTATTAAAGCAGTTTGCCTCAATAATGCCGATTTACCCGACATGTTTGGACCTGTTAGAATGATAATTTGACAATCCTCAGGGTCTAATTGGATGGAATTCGGAACATATTGCTCTCCGACCGGAATTAGCTTTTCAATAACCGGGTGCCTTCCTTCGACGATTTTTAAGGCTAATCCATCATTTAATATGGGTTTGGTATAATTGTTTTCGATTGCGATAAAGGCAAAATTGCAAAGACAATCCAGTTTGGCCAATAACCCTGAATTTAGCTGAACAGCTTCTGTATATTCGGTTAAGGATAGTACCAGTTCTTCAAATAACCTTGTTTCTAGTGCCAGAATTTTTTCCTCTGCACCTAGAATTTTGGTTTCGTATTCTTTTAGTTCTTCTGTTATATAGCGTTCAGCATTGGTTAAGGTTTGTTTTCTTACCCAATCGTCCGGTACTCGATTTTTATGGGCATTGGTAACTTCGATGTAATATCCAAAAACTTGGTTATAAGCAACCTTTAGGGAGGTGATACCGGTACGTAAAGCCTCTCGTTGTTGAACTTCCAGCAAATATTCCTTTCCTGAAGTACTAATTTTCCTTAGTTCATCCAACTCAGGGTTAACACCTTGTTTAATTACATTGCCCTTATTGACCAAGGCCGGAGGTTCATCCTGAAGCTCGTTAGCAATTTTATCCCGCATGGTTTCGCATGGATTTAATTGCTCTCCAATACGTTTAATGGGCAAGCAGGAAGATCCCAAACATAACTCCTTGATTGGACCGGTTAAATCCAAGGTTTTTCGGAGCATGACCATTTCTCTGGGATTGATTCTTGCTGCGGCTATTTTGGACATTAATCTTTCCAGGTCTCCTATTTGAGACAGGTATGATTGCAAGGATTGTCGGAGTTCAGTATTGTTTTTTAATTCTTCTACTGCTTCTAACCGATCTTCAATGGCTTTTTTGTTTTTCAGCGGCAAGGCAATCCATCTTTTCAACAGTCGTCCTCCCATGGGTGTGGAGGTTTGATCCAATACATCGACCAGACTGGTACCACCCGGACTATTGGTGTAGAATATTTCCAGATTTCTGGCAGTGAATTTATCTAACCAAACATAGTGTTCTTCTTCAATCAGTTGAAGTTTGGTGATGTGGTTGAGTCTGTCGTGTCTAGTTTCAGAAAGGTAATGCAGAGCTGCACCGGCTGCGATGGTATGTAAGCCCATTTTTTCAATACCAAATCCTTTTAGGGATTTAGTACCGAAGTGTTTCAACAATAATTCTTCGGTGAATTCGGAGGTGAAAACCCAATCTTCTAAACCAAATTCGGAACTTTGTCCACCAAAATTATCCCGGAAAAAGGACTTGTTATTTTTGGGAAAGAGAATTTCTCCCGGCTTAAAGCTTTGAAGTAATTTATCGGCATATTCTTTATCGCCGGATCCGGTAAGAAACTCTCCGGTGGAAACATCCATAAATGCTAATCCAAAGTTACTTTTATCCCAACAGATGGCTGCAAGGAAATTATTGGATTTAGCATCCAGAATGTGGTCGTTAAAGGTAACGCCGGGTGTTACCATTTCGGTAATGCCTCTTTTAACGATGGTTTTGGTAAACTTTGGATCTTCCAATTGGTCGCATACGGCAACCCGATAACCTGCTCTAACTAATTTTGGCAAATAAGTTTCGAGGGAATGATGAGGAAATCCTGCAAGGGCAACTTCAGTGGCAGATCCATTTCCACGTTTGGTTAATACTATTCCTAATACTTTAGAAGCCTTGACTGCATCTTCCCCAAAGGTTTCATAAAAATCACCAACCCTAAATAACAAAATGGCATCCGGGTGTTTAGCCTTGATGCTATTGTATTGTTTCATTAATGGGGTTTCGTTTGCTGCAGTTGCCTTACTCATCTTGCCACAAAAATGCTGATTTCTCTTGTTAATCTTACGTGTATCTGGTGAAACTTTTCCACTATTCCAAGCAAATCCGTATCAAAAAAAAAGCCCCGAACCTGAGTTCGGGGCTTTCCATTAGCTTAATAGTCTTAAGGTTTAATTTCTTCTACATTAAAACCAGCGGCCTTTAGTTTTTCTATGTTTTTGGGATCTCCAACTACCACAGAAACCATGTTGTTCAGGTTGAAGTATTTTTTGATTAATCCGTTTAATTCGGAGCTTGTTAATCCTTTTAAAACTTCATTTTGTTTTTCAAGGTAACTAGTTTCAAGTTTGTAATCCAATAAACGTTTTAAAAATCGACCTTTTTGTTGGGGGGCTTCAAATTTCAAGGCATCCGCTTGACCCAAAGAACTTTTAGTAAAGGCGAGTTCGTCTTCTGTTATTCCTTTTTCATGAAAGCTTCTGAGTTCTGTAACCAATTCTATCATGGAGCTATCTGTTACTACACCTTTGAAACCTCCGGTAATGAAAAATGGACCTGCCAAATCAGTAGCCTCAAATGCGGCTCTGGTTCCATAGGTAAATCCTCTTTTTTCACGAAGATTAAGGTTTATACGTGAATTGAAATTACCTCCGAATGGGAAATTGGCAACATTGGCTTTATAAAAGGTTCCGGTTGCATCGTATGGTAAAGCCACGTAACCAATTCTAATTTCAGATTGTGGAGCTTTTTCTTTTGAGATGTAGTAAACGGTAAAATTTTGAAAAGTATTAAATTCACCTTTATCGGAAACCAAGGCAGTTTTGGAAGGGGTTAGACTTTCCAATCCTTTAAAGAGAGGATTCAAATCTTTTTCAGCAATGCTTCCAACCACAATTATTCTTGCATTTTTTAGGTTTAGGTTGCTGTAGTAAGCTTTCACATCATCCAAAGAAATTGATTCTACCGTAGTACTTGTGCCAACTACCGGAATGGAAAGGATGCTGTTTGCTTTATATAATTTAGCTCTGAACGCATTATCGGCCATTGCTCTGGCTTGCGTAACCTGATTAGCAATAAATTCTAATTGTTCGGATTTTTTACGATCAAAATCATCTTGATTGAAAGCCGGATTTACAACCTTCTCATTCAACAATTCCAAGGTACGGCTTAAGTTTTTCTTTAAACAAAAAACATTAAAGATGATATCATCATCGTTTGCTTCAATGGTAATTTCACTTCCCATTCTGTCCAATTCTCCAGCAATTGCTTCTGTGCTAAAATTCTTGGTAGTTTCATCTAAAAGGCTGGATGTCAAGGTTGCAATTCCGGATTTGTTGATTGATTCGTACCTGTGACCGGCTTTAAAAAGCAAAGACAAACTAACTATTGGCAATTCGTCGTAAGGGGTGATGATATAATCACAGCCGGCTTTATTACCTTTTACTACGGAAGGAACCTTCATAACCGGATTGGCGCCGGAACCCGGTATTTTTGAACGATCAAATTTATCGGCTTCCTTAGCAGGTTTTTTGTAACTTAATCCTTCATATTGCTTATTATCCGGTTTGAAATCTGCTGAAGTGAACTTGGGTGTGAAATTGTCTTTATTGGCGGCAATTTGCGACTGTCCTTTGGGAACAATACTCAATACCACACATTTTTTGCCTTTCAGGTATTGGTTATAAACCCTGATTACATCTTCTTTGGTTACTTTGTTATAACGTTCAATGTCTTTACCAATGTAATTAGGGTTACTCATCATGGTATAATATTGAGCCAATTGTCCAGCTTTTCCGGCAACATTTTCCAAGCTTTGAAAAACTTGGGATTCGTGTCGGGCTTTATAGCTGTTCAAATCATCTTCCGAAACACCTCTTTTCTCAAATTCTTCCAGCGATTCTCTGATTTTTTTCTCCATTTCTGCCAAGTTGGTTCCGGGCAATGCAAAAACTGAAAGGGTAAATTGTCCTCCCAGCTCCATACAAGGATGGGAAACACTGGATTGAACTGCTATTTGAGCTTTGTCGAAGTTTTTAAAGAAAATAGAGTTTTTACTACCTCCTAAAATATCAGAAAGTACATCTAATGCAGGCTCATCCGGATGGAAGTTCGGAACGGTTGGAAAAGACATTACTATGGCCGGAAATCGAATATTGTCTTCATAAGAGATGTAACGATCCGACTCCAAGTTGATTTTTTCCCAATCCATTTTCTTTACCTCGGGTCCGCGATTGATTGGTCCAAAGTATTTTTCCACTAAGGAAAGAACTTGTTTCGTTTCAACATCACCGGCAACTGTTAATACGGCGTTGTTAGGTCCATACCAACGTAAAAAGAATTTTTTTAAATCTTCCAAGGTGGCTCTGTCCAACTCTTCTAAATATCCAATGGTGCTCCAGGAATAAGGGTGTCCATATGGATAAATAGCCTGACCGAGTTTTTCGTACATCAATCCGTAAGGACGGTTGTCATAATTTTGTCCACGTTCGTTTTTTACCGTAGCTCTTTGAACCTCAAATTTTTGTTGGGTAACAGCATCCAGTAACCAGCCCATTCTATCCGATTCCAACCACAAAGCCATTTCAAGTTTATTGGAAGGGAGTGTCTCAAAATAATTGGTACGGTCTGTATTGGTACTTCCATTCATTTGTCCTCCGGCCTCACTTACCAATTTAAAATGTTGCTCATCCTCTACGTGGTCTGAACCTTGGAACATCATGTGCTCGTAAAAGTGTGCAAAACCACTGCGTCCAAGTTCTTCTCTTGCACTTCCAACATGGTAAGTTACATCCAAATGAACGATTGGATCGCTATGGTCTTCATGTATTAATACGGTTAAACCGTTAGGTAATTGGTAACGCTCGTAAGGAATGATTAACTCATCTGCCTTAGCTGAAACTTTTTCTATCAGCTTGGTTTGGGAAAAGCTTTGTAGGCTTAATCCGATTACACTTGCTGTTAAGAGTACTTTTCTCATTTTCTTTTGTAGAATTAAGGTTGCAATAGTAGTTTATTTTGTTTTTGTCATTCCTTAAAAGTCATGAAATGTGCCAAAAAGTTTTACTGGATTAAATAGTTGAAAATCAATATTTTGAATTTATTGTTACTT comes from the Bacteroidia bacterium genome and includes:
- the mutS gene encoding DNA mismatch repair protein MutS is translated as MSKATAANETPLMKQYNSIKAKHPDAILLFRVGDFYETFGEDAVKASKVLGIVLTKRGNGSATEVALAGFPHHSLETYLPKLVRAGYRVAVCDQLEDPKFTKTIVKRGITEMVTPGVTFNDHILDAKSNNFLAAICWDKSNFGLAFMDVSTGEFLTGSGDKEYADKLLQSFKPGEILFPKNNKSFFRDNFGGQSSEFGLEDWVFTSEFTEELLLKHFGTKSLKGFGIEKMGLHTIAAGAALHYLSETRHDRLNHITKLQLIEEEHYVWLDKFTARNLEIFYTNSPGGTSLVDVLDQTSTPMGGRLLKRWIALPLKNKKAIEDRLEAVEELKNNTELRQSLQSYLSQIGDLERLMSKIAAARINPREMVMLRKTLDLTGPIKELCLGSSCLPIKRIGEQLNPCETMRDKIANELQDEPPALVNKGNVIKQGVNPELDELRKISTSGKEYLLEVQQREALRTGITSLKVAYNQVFGYYIEVTNAHKNRVPDDWVRKQTLTNAERYITEELKEYETKILGAEEKILALETRLFEELVLSLTEYTEAVQLNSGLLAKLDCLCNFAFIAIENNYTKPILNDGLALKIVEGRHPVIEKLIPVGEQYVPNSIQLDPEDCQIIILTGPNMSGKSALLRQTALIVVMAQIGSFVPATKTELGVVDKIFTRVGASDNLSSGESTFMVEMNETASILNNLTPKSLVILDEIGRGTSTYDGISIAWSITEFLHENGIARPKTMFATHYHELNELEKSLARVKNYSIAIKEINKKIIFLRKLVEGGSEHSFGIHVAQMAGMPKKVIERANQILSHLEKDHSS
- a CDS encoding insulinase family protein; the encoded protein is MLQKKMRKVLLTASVIGLSLQSFSQTKLIEKVSAKADELIIPYERYQLPNGLTVLIHEDHSDPIVHLDVTYHVGSAREELGRSGFAHFYEHMMFQGSDHVEDEQHFKLVSEAGGQMNGSTNTDRTNYFETLPSNKLEMALWLESDRMGWLLDAVTQQKFEVQRATVKNERGQNYDNRPYGLMYEKLGQAIYPYGHPYSWSTIGYLEELDRATLEDLKKFFLRWYGPNNAVLTVAGDVETKQVLSLVEKYFGPINRGPEVKKMDWEKINLESDRYISYEDNIRFPAIVMSFPTVPNFHPDEPALDVLSDILGGSKNSIFFKNFDKAQIAVQSSVSHPCMELGGQFTLSVFALPGTNLAEMEKKIRESLEEFEKRGVSEDDLNSYKARHESQVFQSLENVAGKAGQLAQYYTMMSNPNYIGKDIERYNKVTKEDVIRVYNQYLKGKKCVVLSIVPKGQSQIAANKDNFTPKFTSADFKPDNKQYEGLSYKKPAKEADKFDRSKIPGSGANPVMKVPSVVKGNKAGCDYIITPYDELPIVSLSLLFKAGHRYESINKSGIATLTSSLLDETTKNFSTEAIAGELDRMGSEITIEANDDDIIFNVFCLKKNLSRTLELLNEKVVNPAFNQDDFDRKKSEQLEFIANQVTQARAMADNAFRAKLYKANSILSIPVVGTSTTVESISLDDVKAYYSNLNLKNARIIVVGSIAEKDLNPLFKGLESLTPSKTALVSDKGEFNTFQNFTVYYISKEKAPQSEIRIGYVALPYDATGTFYKANVANFPFGGNFNSRINLNLREKRGFTYGTRAAFEATDLAGPFFITGGFKGVVTDSSMIELVTELRSFHEKGITEDELAFTKSSLGQADALKFEAPQQKGRFLKRLLDYKLETSYLEKQNEVLKGLTSSELNGLIKKYFNLNNMVSVVVGDPKNIEKLKAAGFNVEEIKP